A DNA window from Suncus etruscus isolate mSunEtr1 chromosome 8, mSunEtr1.pri.cur, whole genome shotgun sequence contains the following coding sequences:
- the LOC126015907 gene encoding elongation factor 1-alpha 1-like, whose protein sequence is MGLLLLIVGVNKMDSTEPPYSQKRYEEIVKEVSTYIKKIGYNPHTVAFVPISGWNGDNMLEPSANMPWFKGWKVTRKDGSASGTTLLEALDCILPPICPTDKPLRLPLQDVYKIGGIGTVPVGRVETGVLKPGMVVTFAPVNVTTEVKSVEMHHEALSEALPGDNVGFNVKNVSVKDVRRDNVAGDSKNDPPMEAAGFTAQVIILNHPGQISAGYAPVLDYHTAHIACKFAELKEKIDRRSGKKLEDGPKFLKPGDAAIIDMVPGKPMCVESFSDYPPLGRFAVRDMRQTVAVGVIKAVDKKAAGAGKVTKSAQKAQKAKLILSPVPATPVLISGGRTVSELFDSIGHLSLIVKDWLMITMHRKTFRRKGKCFVDHLFFVCAWQF, encoded by the exons atgggcctgctctTG CTTATTGTTGGCGTTAACAAAATGGATTCCACTGAGCCACCCTACAGCCAGAAGAGATATGAGGAAATTGTTAAGGAAGTTAGCACCTACATTAAGAAAATCGGCTACAACCCACATACCGTAGCATTTGTGCCAATTTCTGGTTGGAATGGTGACAATATGCTGGAGCCAAGTGCTAACATGCCATGGTTCAAAGGATGGAAAGTCACCCGTAAAGATGGCAGTGCCAGTGGAACCACACTTCTTGAAGCCCTGGATTGCATCCTGCCACCCATTTGCCCAACTGACAAACCCCTGCGCCTGCCCCTCCAGGATGTGTACAAGATTGGAGGTATTGGTACTGTCCCTGTGGGCCGAGTTGAGACTGGTGTTCTCAAACCTGGCATGGTGGTCACATTTGCTCCAGTCAACGTTACAACTGAAGTTAAGTCTGTTGAAATGCACCATGAAGCTCTTAGTGAAGCACTTCCTGGGGACAACGTGGGTTTCAATGTCAAGAATGTATCTGTTAAGGATGTTCGTCGTGACAATGTGGCTGGTGACAGCAAAAATGACCCTCCAATGGAAGCAGCAGGCTTCACTGCTCAGGTGATTATCCTGAACCATCCAGGTCAAATCAGTGCTGGCTATGCACCTGTGCTGGATTATCACACAGCCCACATTGCTTGCAAGTTTGCTGAGCTGAAGGAGAAGATTGATCGTCGTTCTGGGAAAAAGCTGGAAGATGGCCCTAAATTCCTGAAGCCTGGTGATGCTGCCATTATTGATATGGTGCCTGGCAAGCCCATGTGTGTGGAGAGCTTCTCTGACTACCCTCCCCTGGGTCGTTTTGCTGTTCGTGACATGAGACAGACTGTTGCTGTGGGTGTCATCAAAGCAGTGGACAAGAAGGCAGCTGGAGCTGGCAAGGTTACAAAGTCAGCCCAGAAGGCTCAGAAGGCTAAATTAATATTATCCCCAGTACCTGCCACCCCAGTCTTAATCAGTGGTGGAAGAACGGTCTCAGAACTGTTTGACTCAATTGGCCATTTAAGTTTAATAGTAAAGGACTGGTTAATGATAACAATGCACAGAAAAACcttcagaaggaaaggaaaatgttttgtggaccatttgttttttgtgtgtgcgtGGCAGTTTTAa